A region from the Brachyspira hampsonii genome encodes:
- a CDS encoding PaaI family thioesterase — protein sequence MLEKEVYERIKKRFESQDFLSFVGMKLEHLEKGKAVISCENKKEFSQYLGYMHGGMVSAIADTAGGHAAATMLKDCYKTVTSELKIHFLKPVVSKKVIATGEVISAGKRLIIVESTIRDEEDNMLAKMIATMFVIEPS from the coding sequence ATGTTAGAAAAAGAAGTTTATGAAAGAATAAAAAAAAGATTTGAATCTCAGGATTTTTTATCTTTTGTAGGAATGAAGCTTGAACATTTAGAAAAGGGAAAAGCTGTAATATCATGTGAGAATAAAAAAGAGTTTTCACAATATTTGGGATATATGCATGGAGGTATGGTTTCGGCTATTGCAGATACTGCAGGAGGTCATGCTGCTGCCACTATGCTTAAGGATTGCTATAAAACAGTAACTTCTGAATTAAAAATACATTTTTTAAAGCCTGTTGTTTCTAAAAAAGTAATAGCCACAGGTGAGGTTATAAGTGCCGGTAAAAGATTAATTATAGTAGAATCTACTATAAGAGATGAAGAAGATAATATGCTTGCCAAAATGATAGCCACTATGTTTGTGATAGAGCCTTCTTAA